From a region of the Kwoniella mangroviensis CBS 8507 chromosome 1 map unlocalized Ctg01, whole genome shotgun sequence genome:
- a CDS encoding 40S ribosomal protein eS17 produces the protein MGRVRTKTVKRASRVLIEKYYPRLTLDFHTNKRLLDEVAAVPSKRLRNKVAGFTTHLMKRIQKGPVRGISFKLQEEERERKDQYVPDVSALAANAESPLEVDSETKDLLKSLGFDDLNVNVVNVSANAPRERKTRFVPGSGRA, from the exons ATG GGTCGAGTTAGAACTAAGACTGTCAAGCGAGCTTCTAGAGTTCTCATCGAGAAGTACTACCCTAGACTCACTCTCGATTTCCA CACCAACAAAAGACTCCTCGATGAGGTAGCTGCCGTTCCTTCTAAACGACTCCGAAACAAGGTTGCCggat TCACCACCcacttgatgaagagaatcCAAAAGGGTCCTGTAAGAGGTATCTCCTTCAAGTTgcaagaggaggagagagagcGAAAGGATCA ATACGTACCCGACGTCTCTGCCCTTGCCGCCAACGCCGAATCACCTCTCGAAGTAGACAGCGAGACCAAAGACCTCCTCAAGTCATTAGGTTTCGACGATCTCAACGTCAACGTCGTCAACGTCTCTGCCAACGCCccaagagagagaaagaccCGATTCGTCCCTGGTTCAGGCCGAGCTTAA